Below is a genomic region from Demequina sp..
GCTGCTGCTTGCCGCGGGCATCGTGGTCTACTGGGCGCTCGATCGGTACGTCTTCGACCATGTAGAGGTCTCGCACGCCAGCGCCTACGAGGCACAGCAGAGCGCGGACGCGGCCTCCAACGACACCGACCTCGCCGAGCCGAGCGTCACGTACACCAAGCACACGCTGGAGACCGCCAGCGGCACGGTGACCTACTACGTCGCCGACGTCACCTTCAGCGACATCACCCAGCTCAAGTCAGCGTTCGCCAACGACGAGTTCGGCCTGAACATCACGGAGGATCCGAGCGACATTGCGGCAGATGTGGGCGCCGCTTTCGCCATCAACGGCGACTACTACGGCTTCCGCGACACCGGCATTGAGATCCGCAACGGCGTCATCTATCGGGACTCCGGGGCGCGCACCGGCGCGGTCATCTACCGCGACGGCACCATGGCGATCTACGACGAGACCGCAACCTCGGCCCAGGAGCTCGTCGACGCGGGCGCGTGGCAGACGCTGTCATTTGGCCCCGCCCTTGTCGACGACGGGGAGATCGTCTCGGGGATCGATGAGGTCGAGGTCGATACCAACTTTGGCAACCACTCCATCCAGGGCAGCCAGCCGCGCACCGCCATCGGCATGGTCAGCGCCAATCACTTTGTTTTCGTGGTCGTCGACGGCCGCTCGAGCGAAAGCTCGGGCGTCACGATGACGGAGCTCGCCGAGATCATGCAGTCGCTCGGTGCCACGGTCGCCTACAACCTCGACGGCGGTGGCTCCTCGGCGATGGTCAGCGACGGTGAGCTCGTGAACAACCCGCTCGGCAAGCACCGCGAGCGCGGCACCTCAGACATCCTGTGGTTCGAGTGAGCGGGCGGGTGTCGCCGTGTGGGTGCTGATCCCCTCCTATGAGCCCGACGCTCGCTTGCCAGAGCTCGTCTCTCGCCTCGCCCCGTGGTCCCGCGTGGTCGTGGTAGACGACGGATCAGGGGAGGCGTACGCGGAACTGTTCGCAGCGTCGGGCCGGCTTGGCGCGGTGGTCCTGACCCATCTCGAGAACGAGGGCAAGGCGGCGGCCCTGCGGACGGGGTTTCGCTGGCTGCTCGAGAATGCGCCGGGCGAGACGGTGGTGTGCGCGGACAGCGATGGCCAGCACCTTCCCGAGGACGTGCGCGCTGTCGGTGCATTGGCGTCGGAACGCCGGGCCGCGGGTGAGGCGGACGGCATCGTGCTGGGCGCACGAAGGTTCGATGTGCCGGTGCCGTTGCGGTCGCGATTCGGCAACTCGGTGACCTCGTGGCTCGTGGCATCGGTCACGGGCAGGCGCCTCACGGATACGCAGACGGGGCTCAGGGCGTACCCGCCGGGGCTCCTTCCGTGGCTTCTGACCGTCCGCGGCGAGAGGTTCGCCTATGAGCTGCGGATGCTGCTGGACGCGGCTCGGCAGGGCGTGCCCGTGGTCGAGGTACCCATCGAGACCGTCTACCTCGACCACAACGCGTCCTCGCACTTCCGGCCCATTGCGGACTCGTGGCGAGTGCTCCTGCCGATCCTGCTGTTCGCCGGATCGTCGCTCATCGCCTTCGGGCTCGACACCCTGCTGTTGCTGGCGCTCTCGGCCCTGACCGGTAGCCTCGCGGTCTCCATCGTCGGCGCCCGGCTCGTCTCCGGAACGGTCAACTTCACGCTGAACCGCCGCACCGTCTTCCGCTCCACAGGGCGCCTTGGGCCGCAGATCGCGCGCTACGCGGCGCTCGCCGCGGCACTGCTGGTCGCTTCGTACCTCGGACTCTGGGCGCTCACCTCCGTTGGGCTCCCGCTGCTGGCGGCCAAGGTCGCTACGGACCTGACGCTGTTCGCCGCCTCCTACGCCGTGCAGCGCACGCACGTGTTCGGCCGCGTGGGGGCGCACCGCCAGGCTTCCGTAGAATTGCCCGAATGCGCGAAGGAATCGACCCCGACGACCTCGAGGTGACCCTGCGCGTGCTCGCGTCGCTCAAGGAGGTCGGCGAGGACCACCCGGACTTCGTCACCGTGCGCAACGCCACGGCCCACATGATCAAGGCCGTCAAGCAGCAGCGCCGCAGCGACCGCAGGGCGGCGATCTATGAGGCAGACAAGGCGGTCGTGGAGGCCACGGCCACCGGCGCGCCAGACCGCATCGACGATGAGACGCGGGGCATCACGCTCACGGCGCAGGCGGCCGTGCCCACCGTCGGCACCTTCGCCAAGGCGCGCCCGTGCTACATCTGCAAGCGCAAGTACACGGTGGTCGACGCGTTCTACCACCAGTTGTGCCCCGATTGCGCTGCCCTCAGCCACGCCAAGCGCGAAGCCCGAGCGGACCTCAGTGGGAAGCGCGCGCTGCTCACGGGCGGCAGGGCGAAGATCGGCATGCACATCGCGCTGCGGCTGCTGCGCGACGGCGCGTACACGACCATCACCACGCGCTTCCCTCGCGATGCCGTGCGCCGGTTCTCCGCCATGCCCGACGCCGCCGAGTGGCTACACCGCCTGCGGGTGGTGGGCATCGACCTGCGCGACCCCTCTCAAGTGGTCGCGCTCGCGGAATCTGTGGCCGCGGACGGCCCACTCGACATCCTCATCAACAACGCGGCGCAGACGGTCCGACGCTCCCCCGGCGCCTACTCTCCGCTCGCCGATGCGGAACTGGCTCCCCTCGAGGCGGGCCTGTGGCCGGAGGGCCGGGGTCCGGAACTGCTCACGCTCGGACGCACCAGCGACGTGCACCCGCACTCGATCGAGGACGCCGTCGCCACGCACCCTTTGCTCGCGTCCGCGAACGCCCAGCGTCTCACCGCGCTCGCCTTGGCCCCCGGATCCTCTTCGCTCGCGAAGCTCGCGGACGGCACCGCGATCGACGCCGGAGGCCTCATTCCCGACCTGCACCACACCAACTCTTGGGTGCACGCGCTCGGCGATGTGGACGCGCTGGAGCTGCTCGAGGTCCAGCTGTGCAACAGCACGGCGCCCTTCATCCTCATCAACGCGCTGAGGCCGCAGCTGGCCACCGCGGCCCGCGGGGCCCGCAGCGGCCGCAGCTACGTGGTCAACGTGTCCGCGATGGAGGGGGTCTTCAACCGGGGATACAAGGGTCCTGGTCACCCGCACACGAACATGGCGAAGGCGGCCGTGAACATGCTCACCAGAACCAGCGCGCGCGAGCTGTTCGAGGCCGATCGCATCCTCATGACGAGCGTGGACACCGGCTGGATCACCGACGAGCGCCCCCACCCCACCAAAGTGCGGCTCGCCGAGGAGGGCTTTCACGCTCCCCTCGACCTCGTGGACGGCGCCGCGCGCGTCTACGACCCCATCGTCAGAGGCGAGCTCGGCGAGGACCTCTTCGGCGTCTTCCTGAAGGACTACAAGCCTTCGGCTTGGTAGTGCGCCACGACGCGCTGTCGAATCCATCACAGCGGGCGTGCCTGGGTGAGGACTTCCCCCGGCCGGTAGGTAGAGTCCCGGAGTGTGAGCAAGGGTGCCACGATCGCCGGGCTGAGACTCGGCGCCGCCGCCGCCATCGCCACCAGTCTGTGCTTCCAGGCCTGGGCAGACCTCACATATGGGACATTCACGTGGGCGGAACTACCCGTCTACTTCAC
It encodes:
- a CDS encoding phosphodiester glycosidase family protein; this translates as MRRPLVKSILGSIALLLLAAGIVVYWALDRYVFDHVEVSHASAYEAQQSADAASNDTDLAEPSVTYTKHTLETASGTVTYYVADVTFSDITQLKSAFANDEFGLNITEDPSDIAADVGAAFAINGDYYGFRDTGIEIRNGVIYRDSGARTGAVIYRDGTMAIYDETATSAQELVDAGAWQTLSFGPALVDDGEIVSGIDEVEVDTNFGNHSIQGSQPRTAIGMVSANHFVFVVVDGRSSESSGVTMTELAEIMQSLGATVAYNLDGGGSSAMVSDGELVNNPLGKHRERGTSDILWFE
- a CDS encoding bifunctional glycosyltransferase family 2/GtrA family protein is translated as MWVLIPSYEPDARLPELVSRLAPWSRVVVVDDGSGEAYAELFAASGRLGAVVLTHLENEGKAAALRTGFRWLLENAPGETVVCADSDGQHLPEDVRAVGALASERRAAGEADGIVLGARRFDVPVPLRSRFGNSVTSWLVASVTGRRLTDTQTGLRAYPPGLLPWLLTVRGERFAYELRMLLDAARQGVPVVEVPIETVYLDHNASSHFRPIADSWRVLLPILLFAGSSLIAFGLDTLLLLALSALTGSLAVSIVGARLVSGTVNFTLNRRTVFRSTGRLGPQIARYAALAAALLVASYLGLWALTSVGLPLLAAKVATDLTLFAASYAVQRTHVFGRVGAHRQASVELPECAKESTPTTSR
- a CDS encoding SDR family NAD(P)-dependent oxidoreductase, with the protein product MREGIDPDDLEVTLRVLASLKEVGEDHPDFVTVRNATAHMIKAVKQQRRSDRRAAIYEADKAVVEATATGAPDRIDDETRGITLTAQAAVPTVGTFAKARPCYICKRKYTVVDAFYHQLCPDCAALSHAKREARADLSGKRALLTGGRAKIGMHIALRLLRDGAYTTITTRFPRDAVRRFSAMPDAAEWLHRLRVVGIDLRDPSQVVALAESVAADGPLDILINNAAQTVRRSPGAYSPLADAELAPLEAGLWPEGRGPELLTLGRTSDVHPHSIEDAVATHPLLASANAQRLTALALAPGSSSLAKLADGTAIDAGGLIPDLHHTNSWVHALGDVDALELLEVQLCNSTAPFILINALRPQLATAARGARSGRSYVVNVSAMEGVFNRGYKGPGHPHTNMAKAAVNMLTRTSARELFEADRILMTSVDTGWITDERPHPTKVRLAEEGFHAPLDLVDGAARVYDPIVRGELGEDLFGVFLKDYKPSAW